AATGGATGTACCGAAATCCGTAATTGGTACAGGTATATTCATCACAGTTTCTGTTGGCAATTCCGCATCAACCCAGACATTTAAACCACCATTAAGAAACCGAACATCTTCCACTCCCGCCCATTTTAATGCCCACAACACCCGTAATGCTGCCATCTGGTTTTCAGAATAAACCACCACTGGCGTATCCTTATGGATACCATTTTTCAATAAGTTATGTTCAATCACATTCGGTTCAGATAGATTCCATACCGGCCCATTTTCAATCCAGTCAGTATTAAAATGATAGGCACCTTTAATATGAGTAGAATACGATTTGGACTGCTGCGCATCTCCCCAGGAGACTTCAAAAATGACAGATTTTTGGTCACTGGTATAGCTTTCTGGTTTTTCGCCATTCAGCGCCGCATTGACCCAGCTTGGCGAAACACTCATCCAATAATTGGGATATTTATCCATCGGATAATCTGCATTGGCATATTTAATGAACTCTTTAAATGCGAGCACCTTATAACCTTTAGCTGCAAATTCCGCAGTAACGCGTTCTAAATCATCCAAATTGCTATCATAGAAAACCAGTGTTTTTTCTTTGGTAATGCCTTTTTCTTCCACGAAGTGAGTAAACTTATTTTCATCAATAAAGTCCAGCCAGCCCGTCGTAAATTGCATAGCACCTTGTATATGACCACCGCGTGCAGCATCTTTATCTTTAAAACCAAAAAATAGGCTATCCGGTCGGGTATCGATAATAAGATAATCTGGATTATTTAGATTCTTCGATAATTCATCAATACTGATATCTTTGACTACGGTCTGATCACAGCCCGACAACCAAACCGATAATAATAAAATGGCGAATTTTGCCTTCATTTTTTTTCCTATATTCTGCACTGTGTCGGTCTGATGAAATAACTTGTGAGCCAGACGCCTGCCATCACCATAAATGTTGAGATCCATCCCTGCCAAGAAAAATAGGCGGTTGCCACCAGTGAGTTAGTGACGGTGCATCCCCCCGCCAGTGTTGCCCCTATCCCCATCACGACCCCACCCATTAGGC
The Providencia alcalifaciens DNA segment above includes these coding regions:
- a CDS encoding rhodanese-like domain-containing protein; amino-acid sequence: MKAKFAILLLSVWLSGCDQTVVKDISIDELSKNLNNPDYLIIDTRPDSLFFGFKDKDAARGGHIQGAMQFTTGWLDFIDENKFTHFVEEKGITKEKTLVFYDSNLDDLERVTAEFAAKGYKVLAFKEFIKYANADYPMDKYPNYWMSVSPSWVNAALNGEKPESYTSDQKSVIFEVSWGDAQQSKSYSTHIKGAYHFNTDWIENGPVWNLSEPNVIEHNLLKNGIHKDTPVVVYSENQMAALRVLWALKWAGVEDVRFLNGGLNVWVDAELPTETVMNIPVPITDFGTSIPANPQVNIAMPAEAIQAQQAGLKLISNRTWDEYTGKITGYDYIPRKGEPAGAIWGFGGKNANDMSDYYDPDGTLRNPEEIFALWKTQGIEPSDHVAFYCGTGWRASVSWFMTQMAGWENSQIYDGGWNAWQMDPELPVLNNAQSKITKPSALNDFGEIVKRPGQSCKS